Proteins from a single region of Nerophis ophidion isolate RoL-2023_Sa linkage group LG10, RoL_Noph_v1.0, whole genome shotgun sequence:
- the ndufs2 gene encoding NADH dehydrogenase [ubiquinone] iron-sulfur protein 2, mitochondrial, whose protein sequence is MAVTMLRSLTQVGRPSTKLLLNSNIGNHGCAVLQTRNKQWQPDVKWTEQFAGAVMYPTAINKNWKPPPWNDKDPMAKKDVSNLVINFGPQHPAAHGVLRLVMELSGESVKKCDPHIGLLHRGTEKLIEYKTYLQALPYFDRLDYVSMMCNEEAYSLAVERLLNIQAPPRAQWIRVLYGEMTRILNHIMAITTHALDIGAITPFFWMFEEREKMFEFYERVSGARMHAAYIRPGGVHQDLPLGLMDDIYVWCKNFSIRIDEVEEMLTNNRIWKNRTVDIGVVTAEEALNYGFSGVMLRGSGIKWDLRKSQPYDKYEEVEFDVPIGSKGDCYDRYLCRLEEMRQSLRIMHQALNKMPEGEIKVDDAKVAPPKRSEMKMSMESLIHHFKLYTEGYQVPPGATYTAVEAPKGEFGVYLVSDGSSRPYRCKIKAPGFAHLAGLDKMAQGHMLADVVAIIGTQDIVFGEVDR, encoded by the exons ATGGCGGTGACAATGTTAAGGTCGCTTACACAAGTAGGTCGTCCTTCAACAAAATTACTGTTAAATAGTAATATTGGAAATCATGGTTGCGCCGTGCTTCAAACCCG GAATAAACAATGGCAACCGGATGTGAAGTGGACTGAGCAGTTTGCTGGCGCAGTAATGTACCCCACTGCTATTAATAAGAATTGGAAACCACCTCCATGGAATG ACAAAGATCCCATGGCAAAGAAGGATGTGTCTAACCTTGTCATCAACTTTGGGCCGCAGCATCCTGCCGCTCACGGCGTGCTCCGCCTGGTGATGGAGCTCAGTGGCGAGTCGGTCAAAAAGTGTGACCCCCACATTGGCCTGCTTCATCGCGGCACGGAGAAACTAATCGAGTACAAGACTTACCTGCAG GCTCTGCCCTACTTTGACCGTCTCGACTATGTTTCTATGATGTGTAACGAGGAGGCCTACTCCCTGGCTGTGGAAAGGCTTCTCAACATCCAAGCACCACCCCGTGCTCAGTGGATCAGAG ttCTGTATGGAGAGATGACCCGCATCCTGAATCACATCATGGCTATCACCACTCACGCACTCGACATTGGAGCCATCACCCCCTTCTTTTGGATGTTCGAGGAAAGAGAGAAG ATGTTTGAGTTCTACGAGAGAGTGTCCGGAGCCAGAATGCACGCCGCATACATCCGACCTGGTGGTGTTCATCAG GATCTTCCTCTGGGCCTGATGGACGATATCTACGTGTGGTGCAAGAACTTTTCTATTCGCATTGACGAGGTGGAAGAG ATGTTGACCAACAACCGCATCTGGAAGAATCGCACTGTGGACATTGGCGTGGTGACCGCAGAGGAGGCGCTAAACTATGGCTTCAG CGGGGTGATGCTGAGAGGTTCCGGCATCAAGTGGGACCTGCGCAAGTCTCAGCCGTACGACAAGTACGAAGAGGTGGAGTTTGACGTCCCGATTGGCAGCAAAGGCGACTGCTATGACAG GTATCTCTGCAGGCTGGAGGAGATGAGGCAGTCCCTGAGGATCATGCACCAAGCCCTAAACAAAATGCCGGAAGGCGAGATCAAGGTGGACGACGCTAAGGTGGCTCCGCCCAAAAGATCAGAAATGAAG ATGTCCATGGAGTCTCTGATCCACCATTTTAAGCTGTACACTGAGGGCTACCAGGTTCCCCCAGGGGCCACCTACACCGCTGTGGAAGCCCCCAAG GGTGAGTTCGGTGTTTATTTGGTGTCAGACGGCTCCAGCAGACCCTACCGCTGCAAGATCAAAGCTCCCGGATTCGCCCACCTG GCCGGTTTGGACAAAATGGCTCAAGGACACATGTTGGCAGATGTGGTAGCTATTATCG GCACACAAGATATTGTGTTCGGCGAGGTCGACCGCTAA
- the LOC133560324 gene encoding high affinity immunoglobulin epsilon receptor subunit gamma-like: MTLRRSSRLLVVISLSVTLGQAETLGECQLCYVLDGILFLYGIILTALYCRLKISSAKKFAGKKKQTAEDLYTGLTPHAEDAYATIGMKQ; encoded by the exons ATGACTTTGAGGCGCAGCAGCCGGCTATTGGTGGTCATTTCTCTGTCGGTGACTTTGGGTCAAGCCG AAACTCTTGGGGAATGTCAGCTCTGCTACGTGCTGGATGGTATTCTGTTTTTGTACGGCATCATCCTGACCGCCCTCTACTGCAGACTTAAG ATCAGCAGTGCTAAGAAGTTTGCAGGTAAAAAGAAGCAG ACTGCAGAAGACTTATACACG GGTTTGACACCTCATGCCGAGGACGCATACGCCACAATTGGCATGAAGCAGTGA